The proteins below come from a single Leishmania major strain Friedlin complete genome, chromosome 20 genomic window:
- a CDS encoding putative kinesin heavy chain gives MYGQTGSGKTHTMFGEVNGGAWATSFDSGRPPAGVAFNADTNEEDVNERPKAEGGPAHARLTEEEHGEVESHACERQEAQVEGEDEERHEEQKQQQTSQQALQAASTSPRETRLKLSSYHTQTGHPATSVTATTRSTAAVPPPSTAATSFCRTRATVTPLGELHQINTLQNGTGSDAVEYCYAAVNKSTKMCAAATASTSCASPSSSAAPVSPSSAFSRSGPPRCTGRSATGMRPAFTGDAVSGVIPRAVHDIFDAIAHADPSKEFDVQMFFVEVYMEQIRDLLAPNPSAAMSSSSAGVAPTLPIGPRKLQLREDVSTNSFYVDGCCNPHVSSARDVLHLVKSGLKQRVTSATAMNETSSRSHCLLNLTVKSVDRAQGVSTVGKLYLVDLAGSEKVGKTNATGLRLEEAKLINKSLSTLGMVIMSLTDHNATHTPYRDSVLTKILKDSLGGNSHTALVICCNPSPCHAQETLSTLRFGARAKAIENKAVVNRDLTAAQLRRMLETAKEEIERLHVKVQQLSMTSGAVDSCKGTPDFPVAASRKLSSAATATASSMASEADTSRISELLEERATEQARLQNLRAEVAQLHDSLNSAQDIISALQEERDGYIDKVQSFQEEISVWEDAHSASLKRAATQDTLLQQCTVLLRAQASEIRDLMQCMAAYGQPLQQARQAVDQLHAYVYGPDASRERWRMLFPAEACQEKTIAAAPQLSLPRHAPSVSTNECTLQGLLSHPLASVHGFDVSAVGRVTESSGRHITGSSNLPDGQSPNPRLQSGVDADPPQPSRSRSQPQNCVASDYCDSLMSGSIRVSPGTATAQQWVSRAASVGQNDSGASHVGSCGQGGMTAAAPAECVRLLEEQLASLQSGHSALLQQHKEALAELQSKQRILDLRRGHLATVKDELKREYMINKELRERLEKGQASLRGPLEMARNDANYWRRRYEELASRKDMPFPAECQRGSPYFVFRPPPPAPPPQQQHEAGCSGTVDADVLNRMVVHASADLASGGAVIERRNRFSIPDISSGVLSSRASGENVLLSLSSATTPLRSTVARLTTELED, from the coding sequence ATGTATGGGCAGACGGGAAGCGGCAAGACGCACACGATGTTCGGAGAAGTGAATGGTGGTGCATGGGCCACGAGCTTCGACTCAGGCAGGCCCCCTGCAGGCGTCGCCTTCAACGCAGACACcaacgaggaggacgtcAACGAGAGGCcgaaggcggagggcggtccggcgcacgcgcgcctcaccgaggaggagcacggaGAGGTGGAGTCTCACGCTTGCGAGCGCCAGGAGGCGCAAGTGGAAGGGGAAGACGAGGAGCGACACGAagagcagaagcagcagcaaacaTCTCAGCAAGCCTTGCAGGCGGCCAGCACGTCTCCCAGGGAAACGCGGCTGAAGCTCAGCAGCTATCATACCCAGACGGGCCACCCGGCGACCTCAGTGACAGCAACGACAAGGAGCACCGCAGccgtgccaccgccgtctaCGGCGGCGACATCTTTCTGCCGCACCCGCGCCACCGTCACGCCGCTTGGCGAACTGCACCAAATCAACACGCTTCAAAACGGCACAGGCAGCGATGCGGTGGAGTACTGCTATGCAGCGGTGAACAAGTCGACAAAgatgtgtgccgccgccaccgcgtcgaCCTCTTGCGCttcaccgtcgtcgtcagcggcCCCGGTATCGCCGTCCTCTGCGTTCTCTCGCAGTGGTCCGCCTCGGTGTACGGGGAGGAGTGCGACTGGTATGCGGCCCGCCTTTaccggcgacgccgtcagcggcgtcATACCGCGCGCGGTGCACGACATCTTCGACGCCATCGCCCACGCAGACCCGTCCAAGGAGTTCGACGTGCAGATGTTCTTTGTGGAGGTGTACATGGAGCAGATTCGCGACCTCCTTGCCCCGAACCCGTCCGCCGCGATGTCGTCATCGTCGGCTGGCGTCGCTCCAACGCTGCCGATAGGGCCACgcaagctgcagctgcgcgaggatgTTAGCACCAACTCGTTCTACGTCGATGGATGTTGCAACCCGCATGTGTCGTCCGCCAGGGATGTGCTGCATCTGGTGAAGAGTGGTCTCAAGCAGCGGGTCACCTCAGCCACGGCGATGAACGAGacgagcagccgcagccatTGCCTGCTGAACCTGACGGTGAAAAGTGTCGACCGCGCGCAGGGGGTGTCGACGGTGGGGAAGCTTTACTTGGTGGACCTCGCTGGTAGCGAGAAGGTTGGCAAAACCAACGCGACAGGGCTACGCCTAGAGGAGGCAAAGCTGATCAACAAGTCCCTCTCCACCCTTGGCATGGTTATCATGTCCCTGACAGATCACaacgccacgcacacgccgtaCCGCGACAGTGTGCTGACAAAGATCTTGAAAGACTCGCTCGGCGGCAACTCGCACACGGCCCTTGTGATCTGCTGCAACCCGTCCCCGTGCCATGCGCAGGAGACGCTGTCGACGCTGCGCTTCGGTGCTCGCGCCAAGGCTATCGAGAACAAGGCCGTCGTGAACCGCGACCtcaccgcggcgcagctgcggcgcatgTTGGAGACGGCCAAGGAGGAGATCGAGCGGCTGCACgtgaaggtgcagcagctgagcaTGACGAGTGGAGCAGTGGATAGCTGTAAAGGGACGCCCGACTTCCCCGTCGCAGCATCGCGAAAGCTGTCAagcgctgccactgctacGGCGTCTTCAATGGCGAGCGAGGCGGACACGTCCCGCATCAGTGAACTGCTTGAGGAGCGTGCCACGGAGCAGGCGCGGTTGCAGAATCTTCGCGctgaggtggcgcagctgcatgaCAGCCTCAACAGCGCCCAGGACATCATCAGCGCCctgcaggaggagcgcgACGGCTACATCGACAAGGTGCAGAGCTTTCAGGAGGAAATAAGTGTCTGGGAGGACGCACACTCCGCGTCCTTGAAACGCGCGGCAACTCAGGACACCCTGCTGCAGCAATGCACGGTTCTCCTCCGTGCCCAGGCAAGCGAGATCAGAGACCTCATGCAGTGCATGGCAGCCTACGGCCAGCCCCTTCAGCAGGCCCGACAGGCCGTCGACCAGCTCCACGCCTACGTGTATGGGCCAGATGCGAGCCGCGAGCGGTGGCGAATGCTTTTCCCCGCGGAAGCGTGCCAAGAGAAAACCATCGCAGCAGCCCCGCAGCTGTCACTTCCGAGGCATGCACCGTCGGTGTCGACCAATGAATGCACACTGCAGGGCCTCCTGTCCCATCCACTGGCCTCCGTGCACGGATTCGATGTGAGCGCCGTGGGCCGCGTGACGGAGAGCAGCGGACGGCACATCactggcagcagcaaccTTCCGGACGGGCAATCACCCAATCCGCGTCTTCAGTCGGGCGTGGACGCAGACCCCCCACAGCCGAGCAGATCGAGGTCTCAGCCGCAAAACTGTGTCGCAAGCGATTACTGCGACAGCCTCATGTCGGGGTCGATACGCGTGTCACCTgggacggcaacggcgcaaCAGTGGGTgtcgcgcgccgcctcggtaGGACAGAATGACAGCGGTGCGTCGCACGTCGGCTCCTGTGGCCAGGGTGGAAtgacagctgcagcaccggcagaGTGTGTCCGTCTCCTCGAGGAGCAGCTCGCCTCGCTTCAGTCTGGCcacagcgcgctgctgcagcagcacaaggaggcgctggcggagctgcagtcGAAGCAGCGCATTCTGgacctccgccgcggccaccTTGCCACCGTGAAAGATGAGCTGAAGCGGGAGTACATGATAaacaaggagctgcgcgagcgcttGGAGAAGGGGCAGGCCAGCCTACGAGGACCGCTCGAGATGGCGCGCAATGATGCTAACTACTGGCGCCGGCGGTACGAGGAGCTTGCGAGCCGAAAGGATATGCCATTCCCCGCCGAGTGCCAGCGTGGCTCCCCCTACTTTGTATttcgaccaccaccaccagcgccgccgccgcagcagcaacacgaagctgggtgcagcggcacagtGGACGCGGATGTCTTGAATCGCATGGTTGTCCATGCTTCTGCCGATTTGgccagtggcggcgctgtgATTGAACGCAGGAACCGTTTCTCCATCCCGGATATCTCATCCGGCGTCCTGTCATCGAGGGCGTCCGGCGAGAATGTGCTGCTGAGCCTGTCCTCGGCCACAACACCACTGCGATCGACTGTGGCACGACTCACCACAGAGCTCGAGGACTGA
- a CDS encoding rRNA biogenesis protein-like protein — protein MSRTSSSAATSASPLFREYRVHHVTTDGILVQLPETRGFGRLTTATLGDDLLAKRLLTSLSAREQVIAMPMRSRDAQGYRLLTVDLKEGFSAILTYPEPVRRLVQRLLRKHMLVGLGTTAEARLVRGSAKGSVLTIQPRMTAVAALEDLTKGASSASLKSFSGAAARAQQRQKSRGGSGIISDDDEHHVDHAREDSSLGASTERNKAAADGNTVEVRILNYDVNADVVNVTAKAKVVEGTPVDTAVSAAALATLHPGDIVSCTVLLSSTDDGCAVVQIPVQSVTVDPHDSSSGCVTVLGYYVYDWDGNGVPAAPVVGHAVDLVIEFCPEIAALRDVAPFAILSNRLRQFHCLPAVRHFAGSTIEASTSASASDPSAANPTSPAAARGLLGFFPWRTEYAAKARRAEESEDDEDAAEGHSGHGSAQDRRQRTRRRKLEEAIDAYERGMETAVPTSPEEFQRLLLANPNSSYVWMQYMAYHVGLQQYEAARQVAEKALSTIGVREQEELLNVWVAYLNIENLYGTEESLSAVFRRAQQRQLNQLTLFERLADIYAASRKPNQLLALCRAMTGKFRTERRTWERLGIVLVDQGKRDQLKRTLKDMGDVLKRDDATLAIVHIAIHEYKHGSPENGRALFEGLLRKVPKRSDVWTIYTDQEMGLLNRKDPMGSTLQVRQILQRTVAMNFSAKVMQQVLTRFLSFEKLHGTPADVESVKKCARTYVESKIQALSDSGVPDTATA, from the coding sequence ATGTCACGCACCTCATCCagtgccgccacctccgcgtcCCCGCTCTTTCGGGAGTACCGCGTGCACCACGTCACCACCGATGGCATCCTTGTGCAGCTGCCCGAGACGAGGGGCTTCGGCCGTCTCACCACCGCGACTCTTGGCGATGATCTGCTGGCCAAGCGTCTCCTCACGAGCCTCTCGGCCCGCGAGCAGGTGATTGCCATGCCGATGCGCTCGCGCGACGCGCAGGGGTACCGGCTGCTGACAGTAGATTTGAAGGAGGGCTTTAGTGCGATACTCACCTACCCCGAGcctgtgcgccgcctcgtgcAGAGGCTCCTGCGCAAGCACATGCTGGTGGGACTCGGCACTACTGCCGAGGCTCGCCTTGTGCGCGGCTCTGCAAAGGGCTCAGTGCTCACCATTCAGCCTCGCATGACGGCTGTGGCGGCACTGGAGGACCTCACCAAGGGTGCCTCCTCCGCATCCCTCAAGTCGTTTAGCGGGGCCGCCGCTCGTGCCCAGCAGAGGCAGAAAagccgtggcggcagcggtatcatcagcgacgacgatgagcACCACGTAGATCACGCGCGAGAGGACAGCTCGCTGGGCGcgagcacagagagaaacaaGGCTGCCGCCGACGGAAACACCGTCGAGGTGCGCATTCTCAACTACGACGTGAACGCTGACGTCGTCAATGTGACAGCGAAGGCGAAGGTAGTGGAGGGCACGCCGGTCGACACGGCCGtgtccgcggcggcgctggcgacgctgcACCCTGGAGACATCGTCTCTTGCACGGTGCTCCTCTCGTCGACCGATGACGGGTGCGCTGTTGTTCAGATTCCTGTGCAGAGCGTCACCGTAGACCcgcacgacagcagcagcggctgcgtgaCTGTTCTTGGCTACTATGTATACGACTGGGACGGCAACGGGGTGCCTGCGGCACCGGTGGTCGGCCACGCGGTGGATCTCGTGATCGAGTTCTGCCCTGAAATCGCCGCTCTGCGTGACGTGGCGCCGTTCGCGATTCTGTCGAATCGCCTTCGTCAGTTCCACTGCCTTCCGGCGGTGCGTCACTTCGCCGGGTCCACGATCGAAGCGTCGACCTCTGCGTCGGCTTCTGATCCGTCCGCGGCCAACCCTACAtctcctgctgcggcgcgcgggCTTCTGGGATTCTTCCCGTGGCGGACCGAGTACGCGGCGAaggcgcggcgcgccgagGAAAGTGAGGACGATGAGGACGCGGCTGAAGGTCACAGCGGCCACGGCTCAGCTCAGgatcggcggcagcggacgcgccgccgcaaaCTGGAGGAGGCAATCGACGCCTACGAGCGCGGCATggagacggcggtgccgacgAGCCCGGAGGAATTCCAGCGCTTGCTGCTCGCAAACCCGAACAGCAGCTACGTTTGGATGCAATACATGGCCTACCACGTTGGCCTGCAGCAGTACGAGGCGGCGCGTCAGGTGGCCGAGAAGGCGCTCAGCACTATCGGTGTGCgagagcaggaggagctgctaAACGTCTGGGTGGCGTACCTCAACATCGAGAACCTGTATGGCACGGAGGAGTCGCTCTCGGCGGTGTTCCGGCGcgcgcagcaacggcagctcAACCAGCTGACCCTCTTTGAGCGACTCGCAGATATCTACGCTGCGTCCCGAAAGCCTAATCAGCTGCTTGCATTGTGTCGCGCCATGACGGGCAAGTTCCGCACTGAGCGCCGCACGTGGGAGCGTCTCGGCATTGTCCTTGTCGATCAGGGCAAGCGCGATCAGCTGAAGCGGACCTTGAAGGACATGGGCGATGTGCTGAAGCGAGACGACGCCACGCTGGCTATTGTACACATTGCCATTCACGAGTATAAGCACGGCAGTCCCGAGAACGGCCGCGCGCTCTTCGAAGGCTTACTGCGCAAGGTGCCGAAGCGGTCCGATGTCTGGACAATCTACACTGATCAGGAGATGGGGCTGCTGAACCGCAAGGACCCGATGGGGTCAACGCTTCAGGTACGGCAGATCCTCCAGCGCACGGTCGCGATGAACTTCTCGGCAAAGGTGATGCAGCAGGTCCTCACGCGCTTCCTCTCATTCGAGAAGCTGCACGGGACGCCGGCCGATGTCGAATCGGTGAAGaagtgcgcgcgcacctACGTGGAGTCCAAGATTCAGGCGTTATCTGACTCCGGCGTCCCCGACACGGCGACCGCGTGA